In Clostridium sporogenes, one genomic interval encodes:
- a CDS encoding helix-turn-helix domain-containing protein, protein MLNGKKIREARIKLGYTARDIENLTHNPKFTTSISKSYLEELERGDKKNPSFEKVVVLSQVLMCKLDDLVAR, encoded by the coding sequence ATGTTAAATGGGAAAAAAATCCGAGAAGCTAGAATTAAGTTGGGCTATACTGCTCGGGACATTGAAAATCTTACTCATAATCCTAAGTTTACAACATCTATTTCAAAATCCTATTTAGAAGAATTAGAAAGAGGGGATAAAAAGAATCCAAGTTTTGAAAAAGTAGTAGTTTTATCTCAGGTATTGATGTGTAAATTAGATGATTTAGTAGCTAGGTAA